The Oscillospiraceae bacterium genome contains a region encoding:
- a CDS encoding putative phosphatase translates to MYEIIADLHTHTLVSNHAFNTITEMAAKAKAMGYRAIAVTDHGCAMPDSPHRWYFYNLRRLPDVLEGIPVLKGIEANVLDLAGGLDLEQEKLAGLDWVIASIHGDCLPGSLTEDEATGLWLKIAENPAVDMIGHSEQMQHRYDYDAVTRAFAKRNKVVELNGNSAVVRPGGSGNMRQLALACKKNGCRIALNTDAHSIYHLEAGVAPLQNLLREIHFPEELVINTSGERLREELKRHGKKVVERIGGLL, encoded by the coding sequence TTGTACGAGATCATTGCAGATCTGCACACCCACACGCTGGTTTCGAACCATGCGTTTAATACCATTACCGAGATGGCGGCCAAGGCAAAGGCCATGGGTTACAGGGCGATCGCTGTGACCGATCACGGCTGCGCCATGCCGGACTCGCCCCACCGCTGGTATTTTTACAATCTGCGGCGCCTGCCGGACGTGCTGGAAGGGATCCCGGTGCTGAAGGGAATCGAGGCAAACGTGCTGGACCTTGCCGGCGGGCTGGACCTTGAGCAGGAAAAGCTGGCCGGGCTGGATTGGGTCATCGCCTCGATCCATGGGGACTGCCTGCCGGGCAGCCTCACCGAGGACGAGGCCACCGGCCTGTGGCTGAAAATTGCGGAAAACCCTGCGGTGGATATGATCGGTCATTCCGAGCAGATGCAGCACCGGTATGATTACGACGCGGTGACCCGCGCCTTTGCCAAGAGAAACAAGGTAGTGGAGCTGAACGGAAATTCTGCCGTGGTGCGCCCGGGCGGAAGCGGCAACATGCGGCAGCTGGCCCTTGCCTGCAAGAAAAACGGCTGCCGCATCGCCCTGAATACCGACGCGCACTCCATTTACCATTTGGAGGCAGGGGTAGCCCCTTTGCAGAATTTGCTGCGCGAGATCCATTTCCCTGAAGAGCTGGTTATAAACACCAGCGGGGAGCGCCTGCGCGAGGAATTAAAACGGCACGGCAAAAAAGTCGTGGAGCGAATCGGAGGATTGTTATGA
- a CDS encoding glucokinase, which translates to MKKYTIGVDLGGTTITAGIVDENCRVVRKCTCDTELPQPETVVEEKIAGLCRRVLQENDMTLDDIRWVGIGTPGSVDSKHGVVDFNANFGYFDWELRAHMEQLLGCEVHIENDANAAAYGEYIAGGAQGAKYAVVITLGTGIGGGIIIDGKIFSGYNYAAAELGHMVIQKDGRPCMCGRNGCWEKYASARALTEDTKAALLSHPKNMMWQLVGGNINKVNAKTAFDGMRAGDQLAKMLIDKYVEYVACGLTNVINIFQPDIVCIGGGVSHEGETLLAPVRKLVDWEEYARDGKRRVTIKCAELFNDAGVVGAAWLGNQAQ; encoded by the coding sequence ATGAAAAAGTATACCATTGGCGTTGACTTGGGCGGCACCACAATCACCGCCGGCATTGTGGATGAAAATTGCCGGGTGGTGCGCAAGTGCACCTGTGATACCGAACTGCCGCAGCCGGAAACGGTCGTGGAAGAAAAAATTGCCGGCCTGTGCCGCAGGGTGCTGCAGGAAAACGACATGACGCTGGACGACATCCGCTGGGTGGGCATCGGCACGCCCGGCAGTGTGGACAGCAAGCACGGCGTGGTGGACTTCAATGCGAACTTTGGCTATTTTGACTGGGAATTGCGCGCGCACATGGAGCAGCTTCTTGGCTGTGAGGTCCACATTGAAAACGACGCCAACGCGGCGGCCTATGGAGAATACATAGCGGGCGGCGCGCAGGGCGCCAAGTATGCGGTGGTCATCACGCTGGGCACGGGCATTGGCGGCGGCATTATCATTGACGGCAAGATTTTTTCCGGCTATAACTATGCGGCGGCCGAGCTGGGGCACATGGTCATTCAAAAGGATGGCCGCCCCTGCATGTGCGGGCGCAACGGCTGCTGGGAAAAATACGCCTCGGCCCGCGCGCTCACCGAGGACACCAAAGCCGCCCTGCTGTCGCACCCCAAAAACATGATGTGGCAGCTCGTGGGGGGCAATATCAACAAGGTAAATGCCAAGACCGCGTTCGACGGTATGCGCGCCGGCGACCAACTGGCGAAAATGCTCATCGATAAGTATGTGGAGTATGTTGCCTGCGGCCTGACCAACGTGATCAATATTTTCCAGCCGGACATCGTGTGCATCGGCGGGGGCGTTTCTCACGAGGGTGAAACGCTGCTGGCGCCGGTGCGCAAGCTGGTGGACTGGGAGGAATACGCGCGGGACGGCAAGCGGCGGGTGACCATCAAATGCGCCGAGCTGTTCAACGACGCCGGGGTGGTCGGCGCGGCGTGGCTGGGCAACCAGGCGCAGTAA
- the murB gene encoding UDP-N-acetylenolpyruvoylglucosamine reductase, translated as MECFEAMQQEFKNAGIPFFCGEPLARHTSFRIGGPAALFCTPRSTGELVRAVGLCRRHAARYYLLGRGSNLLFRDEGFDGVVISTCEMREEIVVKQNCITASSGVSLNRICRAAAEHSLTGLEFAYGIPGSLGGAVYMNAGAYGGEMSGVLHTVTFLDGEGRILTKPAGQLELGYRASLFSRTGWCVLKAELCLEPGERETINAKMEQLLNRRREKQPLEYPSAGSTFKRPEGAFAGALIEQSGLRGAQMGGAAVSEKHCGFIVNLGGATCADVLALAERVQQVVKERTGYMLEKEIRVVE; from the coding sequence GTGGAGTGTTTTGAGGCGATGCAGCAGGAATTTAAAAATGCAGGGATTCCATTTTTCTGCGGCGAACCGCTGGCGCGCCATACCAGCTTTCGGATCGGCGGCCCTGCGGCGCTGTTCTGCACCCCCCGCAGCACCGGAGAATTGGTGCGCGCGGTCGGGCTGTGCCGCCGGCACGCCGCGCGATATTACCTTTTGGGGCGCGGCTCCAACCTGCTCTTCCGCGACGAGGGGTTTGACGGGGTCGTGATTTCCACCTGTGAAATGCGGGAGGAGATCGTTGTAAAGCAAAATTGCATTACAGCAAGCTCCGGGGTTTCCCTGAACCGGATCTGCCGCGCGGCGGCGGAGCATTCGCTTACAGGGCTGGAGTTTGCGTATGGAATTCCGGGCAGCCTCGGGGGCGCGGTGTATATGAACGCGGGCGCTTACGGGGGCGAGATGAGCGGCGTTCTGCACACCGTTACTTTTTTGGACGGCGAGGGCCGGATCCTCACCAAGCCTGCCGGGCAGCTGGAGCTGGGGTACCGCGCCAGCCTGTTCAGCCGCACCGGGTGGTGTGTGCTGAAAGCGGAGCTGTGCCTAGAGCCCGGCGAGAGGGAAACCATCAACGCCAAGATGGAGCAGCTTCTGAACCGGCGCAGGGAAAAGCAGCCGCTTGAATATCCCAGCGCCGGCAGCACCTTCAAGCGCCCGGAAGGAGCGTTTGCCGGCGCGCTGATTGAGCAGAGCGGGCTGCGGGGCGCGCAGATGGGCGGCGCGGCGGTGAGCGAAAAGCACTGCGGCTTTATTGTGAATCTGGGGGGAGCCACCTGCGCCGACGTTCTGGCCCTGGCCGAGCGGGTGCAGCAGGTGGTGAAAGAGCGCACCGGCTATATGCTGGAAAAAGAGATCCGCGTGGTGGAGTAA
- a CDS encoding nucleotide-binding protein: MKLLVVTGLSGAGKSLAVNALEDIGYFCIDNIPAGLLPRILDFAQQGENMLEKVAVVLDVRGCRSPVDITAALDSMDKSKITYQILFLDSADEVLERRYKETRRMHPLSSYEGLSTSEAIGRERALLRPLYEKADYVVDTSLLSTAQNKERICSLFLQSHQQPMVLTLMSFGFKYGLPKEADIVLDVRCLPNPFYVPELKAKTGMDPEVAEYVMQFPQARELLRHIEALLDFSLPLYVKEGKSQLTVAVGCTGGKHRSITFVRLLAEHCRTLGYAPGVQHRDAGRVS, encoded by the coding sequence ATGAAATTGTTGGTGGTGACCGGCCTTTCAGGGGCCGGCAAATCGCTGGCCGTGAATGCGCTGGAAGACATTGGCTATTTTTGTATTGACAACATCCCGGCCGGCCTGCTGCCGCGCATCCTGGATTTTGCGCAGCAGGGCGAGAATATGCTGGAAAAGGTCGCGGTTGTGCTGGACGTGCGCGGCTGCCGCAGCCCGGTGGACATCACCGCGGCGCTGGACAGCATGGACAAAAGCAAGATAACCTACCAGATCCTGTTTCTCGATTCCGCCGATGAGGTTTTGGAGCGGCGCTATAAAGAAACCCGGCGCATGCACCCTCTCAGCAGCTACGAGGGGCTGTCCACCAGCGAGGCGATCGGGCGCGAGCGGGCGCTGCTGCGCCCGCTGTACGAAAAGGCCGATTATGTGGTGGATACCTCGCTGCTTTCCACCGCGCAGAACAAAGAGCGCATTTGCAGCCTTTTTTTGCAGTCGCATCAGCAGCCGATGGTGCTTACCCTTATGTCGTTCGGGTTTAAGTACGGCCTGCCCAAGGAGGCGGATATTGTGCTGGACGTGCGCTGCCTGCCCAATCCTTTTTATGTGCCGGAATTAAAAGCCAAGACCGGAATGGACCCAGAGGTGGCCGAATATGTGATGCAGTTTCCACAGGCAAGGGAGCTGCTGCGCCACATTGAGGCGCTGCTGGATTTTTCGCTGCCGCTCTATGTCAAAGAGGGCAAAAGCCAGCTTACCGTTGCGGTGGGGTGTACCGGCGGCAAGCACCGGTCCATCACCTTCGTGCGGCTTTTGGCGGAACACTGCCGGACCTTGGGGTACGCCCCGGGGGTGCAGCACCGGGATGCAGGGCGCGTTTCTTAA
- the whiA gene encoding putative sporulation transcription regulator WhiA: protein MSFAQDVKNEIVQKKLARPCCVSAACYGVACFGRYFDERGVVLHTELLAVAQHAKRLFGMCGIRGEILTKERPSGAVHEFKIAHPQEVAKLTALFGCPKGQVSLRVDPALLACSQCVNAFVASAFLCCGTMTDPSKEYNLEFLCARHNLAKDLEAILAEHEFRPHRTLRKGLNVVYVKASEQLEDLLTFMGAGNAAMQIMDHKLYKELRNKTNRLTNCETANMDKVVTANVQVSRAIDFLKESGAYEALPQSLQQAAELRLAWPELSLAQLAEKSPEPISKSGLSHRLKKLEQIAESMKQRRSNG, encoded by the coding sequence TTGAGCTTTGCTCAGGATGTAAAAAATGAGATCGTGCAAAAAAAGCTTGCCCGGCCTTGCTGTGTCAGCGCCGCCTGTTACGGCGTCGCCTGCTTCGGCCGCTATTTTGATGAGCGCGGCGTGGTGCTGCACACCGAACTGCTGGCGGTGGCGCAGCACGCCAAGCGCCTGTTCGGGATGTGCGGCATCCGGGGCGAGATCCTGACAAAAGAGCGCCCCAGCGGCGCGGTGCACGAGTTCAAGATCGCCCACCCGCAGGAGGTGGCCAAGCTGACGGCCCTGTTCGGCTGCCCAAAAGGGCAGGTGAGCCTTCGGGTGGATCCCGCGCTTCTGGCCTGCAGCCAATGTGTGAACGCATTTGTGGCCTCGGCGTTTTTGTGCTGCGGCACCATGACCGACCCCAGCAAGGAGTATAACCTGGAGTTTCTGTGCGCCCGCCATAACCTTGCCAAGGACCTGGAGGCCATTCTGGCCGAACATGAATTCCGCCCGCACCGCACGCTGCGCAAGGGGCTGAACGTGGTGTATGTAAAGGCCAGCGAACAGCTGGAGGATCTGCTTACCTTTATGGGCGCGGGGAACGCAGCCATGCAGATCATGGACCACAAGCTGTATAAGGAACTGCGCAACAAGACCAACCGCCTTACCAACTGCGAAACCGCAAATATGGACAAGGTGGTCACTGCAAACGTGCAGGTAAGCCGCGCCATTGACTTTTTAAAGGAAAGCGGGGCATACGAGGCCTTGCCCCAGTCGCTGCAGCAGGCTGCGGAGCTGAGGCTTGCATGGCCCGAGCTCTCGCTGGCACAGCTGGCCGAAAAAAGCCCGGAGCCCATCAGCAAATCCGGGCTTTCACACCGCCTGAAAAAGCTTGAGCAGATCGCAGAGAGCATGAAACAAAGGAGATCCAATGGCTGA
- the dnaE gene encoding DNA-directed DNA polymerase: MAEKQKNFTHLHVHTEYSLLDGACRIDKIFDRVKELGQTSIAITDHGAMYGCVDFYKAAKKAGIKPIIGCEVYVATRSRFDKVNRIDGSHHLVLLCKNETGYKNLIKLVSAGFIEGFYSKPRVDKEMLEQHHEGLVCLSACLAGEIPQALLAGDYEKAKSAALYYNDLFGQGNYYIEIQDHGLEEQQQVLPLLIRLARETGIPLVATNDAHYLRREDSKMQSILICIQTGKTVNDSDKLEFETDEFYLKSTEEMYDLFAIAPDACENTCRIAEMCSFDFEFGVTKLPYFEAPDGMENQAYFEKLCYEGLERRYGGQATDEMRRRLEYEIDVIKRMGYTNYYLIVYDFINYAKNQGIPVGPGRGSGAGSIAAYCVGITNIDPIRYNLLFERFLNPERVSMPDFDVDFCYERRQEVIDYVNRKYGADHVAQIITFGTMAARAAIRDVGRVMDLPYAQVDAVAKLVPMELKMTLHRALEVSAELKARYEADGQVRELIDTAIKIEGMPRHASTHAAGVVITREAANEYVPLASNDGVPVTQFTMTTIEELGLLKMDFLGLRTLTVIKDAEDMIRRREPDFLMDAISYDDKATYEMLGQSETEGVFQLESTGMKQVLLGLHPQNLEDIIALISLYRPGPMDSIPAYLRNRHEPDKVRYKTPQLAHILDVTNGCIVYQEQVMQICRELAGFSLGQADLVRRAMSKKKHDVMEKERQHFVTGCAENGISAQVANEIFDDMSSFASYAFNKSHAACYAYVAYQTAYLKCHYPSEFMAALLTSVLDNTDKVIEYSGECQRLGLQLLPPSINISAGGFTVDGKNIRFGLNAVKNVGRNLIAAVVRERSEKPYRSLYDFCKRMHGTELNRRAVESLIKCGAFDETGATRRALLQSVEGVLKSVETDSRKNLEGQLDLFSQAGGEEEMDDYHIPALPEFELGELLQLEKEVSGLYLSGHPLDAYRERIKTIGGCRLADLSGEDAKLYDGKTVNVVCAIIKTKFMTTRSNTMMAFTNVEDLSGTMEILIFPKVLAGCRDALRDNAVVVVTGRVSVKEEENAKLVAEEIVPIEEYDPGRRPGEAPRRTAGKKGLYLKLPSRHCPEFGKVENLLTIFEGGMPVYMYFEDQKQLTQAPRNLWTLDNELLYSELRRILGEKAVATK; the protein is encoded by the coding sequence ATGGCTGAAAAGCAAAAAAACTTTACACACCTTCATGTCCATACCGAATACAGCCTGCTGGACGGCGCCTGCCGGATCGATAAAATTTTCGACCGGGTGAAGGAGCTGGGGCAGACCTCCATTGCCATTACCGATCATGGCGCAATGTATGGCTGTGTGGATTTTTACAAGGCAGCCAAAAAGGCAGGCATTAAGCCGATCATCGGCTGCGAGGTTTATGTGGCTACCCGCTCCCGGTTCGATAAGGTGAACCGGATCGACGGCTCGCACCATCTGGTGCTGCTGTGCAAGAATGAGACCGGCTACAAAAACCTGATCAAGCTGGTGTCCGCGGGCTTCATCGAGGGTTTTTATTCCAAGCCCCGGGTTGATAAAGAGATGTTGGAACAGCACCACGAGGGTTTGGTGTGTCTTTCGGCGTGCCTTGCGGGCGAGATCCCCCAGGCCCTCTTGGCGGGCGACTACGAAAAAGCGAAAAGCGCGGCCCTTTATTATAACGATCTGTTTGGGCAGGGCAATTACTACATTGAGATACAGGATCACGGCCTGGAGGAGCAGCAGCAGGTGCTGCCGCTTTTGATCCGCCTTGCAAGGGAAACGGGCATCCCCCTGGTCGCAACCAACGACGCCCATTATCTGCGCCGGGAAGACAGCAAAATGCAGAGCATCCTGATCTGCATCCAGACCGGCAAAACGGTAAACGATTCGGACAAGCTGGAGTTTGAGACCGACGAATTTTACCTCAAAAGTACCGAGGAAATGTACGACCTGTTCGCCATCGCCCCCGACGCCTGCGAGAACACCTGCAGGATCGCCGAGATGTGCAGCTTCGATTTTGAGTTCGGCGTGACCAAGCTGCCTTATTTTGAGGCCCCTGACGGCATGGAGAACCAGGCCTACTTTGAAAAGCTGTGCTACGAGGGCCTGGAACGCCGCTACGGCGGCCAGGCAACCGACGAGATGCGCCGGCGGTTGGAATACGAGATCGACGTGATCAAGCGCATGGGGTACACCAACTATTACCTCATCGTGTATGATTTTATCAATTACGCCAAAAACCAGGGCATCCCTGTGGGCCCCGGGCGCGGCAGCGGCGCGGGCAGCATCGCTGCCTACTGTGTGGGCATCACCAACATCGACCCCATCCGCTATAACCTGCTGTTCGAGCGTTTTTTAAACCCTGAACGGGTCAGCATGCCGGATTTCGACGTGGATTTTTGCTACGAGCGCCGGCAGGAAGTGATCGATTATGTGAACCGCAAATACGGTGCGGATCATGTGGCACAGATCATCACCTTCGGGACCATGGCGGCCCGGGCCGCCATTCGGGATGTGGGCCGTGTGATGGACCTGCCTTACGCCCAGGTGGATGCGGTGGCAAAGCTTGTGCCCATGGAACTGAAAATGACCCTGCACCGGGCGCTGGAGGTTTCGGCGGAGCTGAAAGCCCGCTACGAGGCGGACGGCCAGGTGCGGGAGCTCATTGATACAGCCATTAAAATTGAGGGCATGCCCCGCCACGCTTCCACCCACGCGGCGGGGGTGGTGATCACCCGCGAGGCCGCCAACGAATATGTGCCCCTGGCCTCGAACGACGGAGTGCCGGTAACCCAGTTCACCATGACCACCATTGAAGAACTGGGCCTTTTAAAAATGGATTTTTTGGGCCTGCGGACCCTCACGGTCATCAAGGACGCCGAGGATATGATCCGCCGCCGGGAGCCGGACTTTTTGATGGACGCCATCTCGTACGACGACAAGGCTACTTACGAGATGCTGGGTCAAAGCGAAACCGAGGGCGTGTTCCAGCTTGAAAGCACGGGCATGAAGCAGGTGCTTTTGGGGCTGCACCCGCAGAACCTGGAGGATATCATTGCGCTGATCAGCCTGTACCGCCCCGGCCCGATGGACTCGATCCCCGCTTATCTGCGCAACCGGCACGAGCCGGATAAAGTGCGGTATAAAACGCCCCAACTCGCGCATATTCTGGACGTGACCAACGGCTGTATCGTTTACCAGGAACAGGTCATGCAGATCTGCCGGGAGCTGGCGGGCTTCTCGCTGGGGCAGGCCGATTTGGTGCGCCGCGCCATGAGCAAAAAAAAGCACGACGTAATGGAAAAGGAGCGCCAGCATTTTGTGACCGGCTGTGCGGAAAACGGCATTTCGGCGCAGGTGGCAAACGAGATCTTCGACGATATGAGCAGCTTTGCCTCGTACGCTTTCAACAAGTCCCACGCGGCCTGCTATGCTTATGTTGCCTACCAGACGGCCTACCTGAAATGCCACTACCCCAGCGAGTTTATGGCCGCCCTGCTCACCAGTGTGCTGGACAACACCGACAAGGTCATTGAGTACAGCGGCGAGTGCCAAAGGCTGGGGCTGCAGCTCTTGCCCCCCAGCATCAACATCAGCGCCGGCGGCTTTACTGTGGACGGCAAGAACATCCGCTTTGGCCTGAACGCGGTAAAAAATGTGGGCCGCAACCTGATCGCGGCGGTGGTGCGCGAGCGGAGCGAAAAGCCCTACCGCTCCTTGTACGATTTCTGCAAGCGCATGCACGGCACCGAGCTGAACCGCCGGGCGGTGGAGAGCCTGATCAAATGCGGCGCCTTCGACGAAACGGGCGCCACGCGGCGCGCTTTGCTGCAAAGCGTGGAGGGCGTGCTCAAAAGCGTGGAAACCGACAGCCGCAAAAACCTGGAAGGCCAGCTGGATCTGTTCAGCCAGGCCGGCGGGGAAGAGGAGATGGACGATTATCACATCCCGGCCCTGCCTGAATTTGAACTGGGCGAGCTGCTTCAGCTGGAAAAAGAGGTGAGCGGCCTTTACCTTTCGGGCCACCCGCTGGACGCTTACCGCGAGCGCATAAAAACCATCGGCGGCTGCCGCCTGGCAGACCTCTCGGGCGAGGACGCCAAGCTTTACGACGGCAAAACTGTGAACGTGGTCTGCGCCATTATCAAAACAAAGTTCATGACCACCCGCTCCAACACCATGATGGCGTTTACCAACGTGGAGGATCTGAGCGGCACCATGGAGATTTTGATTTTCCCCAAGGTTTTGGCGGGCTGCCGCGACGCCCTGCGCGACAACGCCGTTGTGGTGGTCACGGGGCGCGTGTCCGTGAAAGAAGAGGAAAACGCAAAGCTGGTGGCCGAGGAGATCGTTCCCATTGAAGAATACGATCCGGGCCGCCGCCCCGGCGAGGCGCCGCGCCGCACCGCAGGCAAAAAAGGCCTGTATTTGAAGCTGCCCAGCCGCCATTGCCCGGAGTTCGGCAAGGTGGAAAATCTGCTCACCATCTTTGAGGGCGGCATGCCGGTATATATGTACTTTGAGGATCAAAAACAGCTCACCCAGGCGCCCCGGAATCTCTGGACGCTGGACAACGAGCTGCTGTACAGCGAGCTGCGCCGTATCCTGGGAGAAAAAGCGGTGGCCACCAAATAG
- the pfkA gene encoding ATP-dependent 6-phosphofructokinase has product MSTRIKTIGVLTSGGDAPGMNAAVRAVVRTALSRGMRVMGIERGYNGLLSGEVYEMNLRSVSEIIHRGGTVLYTARCLEFKTLEGQQKAADQCREMGIDALVVIGGDGSFRGAKDLAKLGVPCIGIPGTIDNDIACSEYTIGYDTAMNTAVEMVDKLRDTTQSHDRCSVVEVMGRNAGYIALNVGIATGALAILIPERPYDLERDIMERMAFTQKTGKKHFIVIVAEGVGHAQELANEIQSRTGIDSRATVLGHVQRGGSPTLRDRVTASTMGFHAIDLLEKGIVNRVVAVSADKIVDYDINVALSMHKTIDTMLLDVANTISI; this is encoded by the coding sequence ATGTCTACCAGGATCAAAACCATCGGCGTTCTCACCAGCGGCGGCGACGCCCCGGGCATGAATGCCGCGGTGCGCGCAGTGGTCCGCACCGCGCTGAGCCGCGGCATGCGTGTGATGGGCATCGAGCGCGGGTACAACGGCCTGCTGAGCGGCGAAGTGTACGAGATGAACCTTCGCAGTGTTTCCGAGATCATCCACCGCGGCGGCACCGTGCTGTATACAGCCCGCTGTTTGGAGTTCAAGACCCTGGAGGGTCAGCAGAAGGCGGCCGATCAATGCCGCGAAATGGGCATCGACGCGCTGGTGGTCATCGGCGGCGACGGTTCCTTCCGCGGTGCAAAGGATCTTGCCAAACTGGGGGTACCCTGCATCGGCATCCCCGGCACGATCGACAACGACATTGCCTGCAGCGAGTATACCATTGGTTACGATACCGCCATGAACACCGCGGTGGAGATGGTGGATAAGCTGCGTGATACCACCCAAAGCCACGACCGCTGCAGCGTGGTGGAGGTAATGGGGCGCAACGCCGGCTACATTGCCCTGAATGTGGGCATCGCCACCGGCGCGCTGGCTATTTTGATCCCCGAGCGCCCCTACGATCTGGAGCGCGATATTATGGAGCGGATGGCGTTTACCCAGAAGACCGGTAAAAAGCATTTTATCGTGATCGTGGCCGAGGGCGTGGGGCATGCGCAGGAGCTTGCGAACGAGATCCAGTCCCGCACGGGCATTGATTCCCGCGCCACGGTGCTTGGGCATGTGCAGCGCGGCGGGTCGCCCACCCTGCGGGACCGTGTTACCGCCTCCACCATGGGGTTCCATGCCATTGATCTGCTGGAAAAGGGCATCGTAAACCGTGTGGTGGCTGTTTCGGCCGATAAGATTGTGGATTACGACATCAACGTGGCACTCTCGATGCACAAGACCATCGACACCATGCTGCTGGACGTGGCCAACACCATTTCTATTTAA
- a CDS encoding sporulation protein YunB translates to MQKRVKRPPRQKMRARHKFLLAVLFLLALLAFSLVSLEQKVRPVALTIAQYECRDLCIHTMQNAVNKTIDERPELYKELYDIQRDGAGQIVSVACDTLRLNQLQNDLEETLSKSLDSLGRAKLAVPLGTLTGVQALAGLGPELTVRAVPLSNVESNVVSRFSSAGVNQTKLEVNVTFTVELCAMLAGAQAETTVTSEVCVAQMLIVGQVPEFYAQGGDLAGKM, encoded by the coding sequence ATGCAAAAAAGGGTAAAACGGCCGCCCCGGCAAAAAATGCGGGCCCGGCACAAGTTCTTGCTGGCGGTCCTTTTTTTGCTGGCGCTGCTGGCGTTCTCGCTGGTGTCGCTGGAGCAAAAGGTGCGGCCGGTGGCACTGACCATCGCCCAGTACGAGTGCCGGGACCTGTGCATCCACACCATGCAGAACGCCGTGAACAAGACCATCGACGAGCGGCCGGAGCTGTATAAAGAGCTGTACGACATCCAGCGGGACGGGGCGGGCCAGATCGTGAGCGTGGCCTGCGATACCCTGCGGCTCAACCAATTGCAGAACGACCTGGAAGAAACCCTGAGCAAGTCTTTGGATTCGCTGGGGCGGGCAAAGCTTGCCGTGCCCCTGGGCACCCTGACCGGCGTGCAGGCGCTGGCGGGCCTGGGGCCGGAGCTCACGGTGCGGGCGGTCCCGCTTTCAAATGTGGAAAGCAACGTGGTGAGCCGCTTTTCCAGCGCCGGTGTAAACCAGACGAAACTGGAAGTAAATGTGACCTTTACGGTGGAATTATGCGCGATGCTGGCGGGGGCGCAGGCCGAGACCACCGTGACCAGCGAGGTGTGTGTGGCGCAGATGCTCATTGTGGGGCAGGTGCCGGAATTTTATGCGCAGGGTGGAGATTTGGCGGGCAAAATGTGA